GCGAGGTCATGGGCCGCCACGCGGGCTGGATCGCGCTGCACGCGGGCATGGCCGGCGGCGCGAACGTGATCCTCATCCCGGAGAAGCCGTTCGACATCGACCGGGTCTGCGAGTACGTCGAGTCCCGCTTCCGCACCCGCTACTCGCCGATCATCGTGGTCGCCGAGGGCGCGCACCCCATCGAGGGGCAGATGGAGCTGCAGACGGGCACGCTCGACGCGTTCGGCCACGTCCGGCTGGGCGGCATCGGCGAGGTGCTGGCCAAGGAGATCGAGAAGCGCACCGGCAAGGAGGCCCGCACCACGGTGCTCGGCCACATCCAGCGCGGTGGCACCCCCACGGCCTACGACCGGGTGCTGGCGACCAGGTTCGGCCTGCAGGCCATCGACGCGGCCCACGAGGGCGACTACGGCAAGATGGTCGCGCTGCGCGGCACCGACATCGTGCGGGTCGGGCTCGACGAGGCCACGGCCGAGCTGAAGACGGTGCCGGTGGAGCGCTACTCCGAGGCCGAGGTGTTCTTCGGCTGAAAGCGGCTTGCAAGCGGGCGGCCGTACCTTCGAGTCAGCGGGGTTACCGCTACAACCCCCTCAAGGTACGGCTTGCGCCGCAGAGAGTCGGCGGCCCACCATTGCGTCGCAAGCCGTACCAGGCCGGAGGGCTCAACCGCGGGGCGTGCCGAAGAGATCCACCTCCGGCGCGCCCTCGTCGCGTCCGCCCAGCCGTTCCCTGAACTCCGCCTCGCTGCGCAGCTCCTTCTCCGAGGGCGACAGGATGACGGTGAGCAGCAGCCCCACCGTGATCACGCTGATGCCCACGATGAGCGGCAGCAGGAAGTCGATGGCCCGCGCGCCCGGCACGGGCACCAGCTCCGTGTGCGAGGCGACCGACATCGAGGACATGCCGGTGTAGTGCATGCCCGAGACCGCCACGCCCATGACCAGCGCCGCCCCGCCGATCCTGAGCGCCCCGCTGACGCGCAGCGTGAACCAGAGCGCCACCGTGGCCGCCGCCACCGCGATCAGCACCGACAGTGAGACGACCACCGGGTCGTAGGAGACGTGGGCGGACATGTTCATGGCCGCCATGCCCAGGTAGTGCATGCCCGCCACGCCGAGCCCGGTCAGGACGCCGCCGCCGAGCAGGAACGCCGGCCGTTCCCCGCCGTGGGCGGCCAGGAACAGCCCCATGCCCACGACGACGACGGCGAGGAACGCGGAGGCCGCGGTCAGCGGCACGTCGTACCTGATCGCCAGGCCGTCCACGGAGAAGCCGAGCATGGCGATGAAGTGCATCGTCCAGATGCCGGTGCCGCCGATCGCGAAGGCCGCGCCGACGAGCCACCACCTGCTCTCACGCCCGCCGATCAGCCTCGCGCGCGAGGTGAGCAGGAGCCCCAGCATGGAGCCCACGCTGGACATGACGTACGCGAGTACGGGCGTCAAGAGCCCATGTGAGAAATGATCGATCGGCGACATGCCCCACCCATCCCTTACGCACCGATAAGGGAGTATGAGCAGTGAGTCGTCGCGCGCGCAACTACCTTCGCCGAGCCTGCATCGGCTGTTGGCGCGGCATTGGCGTGGGGTACGTGAGTTGTTGCTGATGAGCGGTGCGACGGCGGAGTTCGAGCTTCGCCACGAGTTCGGCGTCCTCGTGCAGTTCCTCCTCCGACGGCGACAAGATGACCATGAGGAGCATGGTGAGGGTGATGAGGCTGATCACGGTCATCAGGGGCACCAGGAAGTCCAGCGCGTCGGCACCCGGCACCACGGCGGCCTCGGCGTCGACCGAGACGTGCATGGCGTACATGCCGGTGTAGTGCATGCCGGAGACGGCCACGCCCATGACCAGGGCGGCGCCGGTGATCCAGATGGGCTTCTTGACCCGCAGGGTGAACCAGAGCGCGACGGTCGCGGCGACCACGGCGATGCCCACGGAGGCGGCCACGGTGAGCCGGTCGTAGGAGACGTGGGCGGACATGTTCATCGCGTACATGCCGAGATAGTGCATGGAGGCCACGCCGAGCCCTGTCAGCAGGCCGCCGCCGAGCAGCGCCAGGACCCGGCCGCCGCCGTACGAGACCAGGAACAGGCCGGTGCCGACGACCACGATGGCCACCACCGCGGAGGCCACGGTGAGCAGCACGTCGTACTTGATCTGGGTGCCCTCCACCTCGAAGCCCATCATGGCGATGAAGTGCATGACCCAGATGCCGGTGCCGCCGATGGAGATGGCCGCGCCCAGCAGCCAGCGCACGCGGGCGCCGCCGCGCGAGGCGTGGGCCTGCGCGGTGAGCCGCAGTCCGAGCATCGAGCCGATGCAGGACATGACGTAGGCGAGCAACGGCGTGATCAGTCCGTAGGTGAAATGATTCACAGCGGTCATCTATCGGTTCCTTGCATTAGGGGTTCCCGGATTGTGCCATCCCGGATGTCCCTTTCGCTTGGATATCCGAACTATCTGTCAACTTCCGTGTCGGAAACATGAGAAGGACTCATGGCTATCGAGGGGCCGTTCTGGCGGGCGATCGCGGTCTTCCGGGTGGCGTCGCTGGTCTACGCCGCCGTGCTGATGGCCCAGCACCGCGGCTACGAGCAGCCGCTGCTGGGCTGGCTGGTGATCGGCGTGATGGCGGTGTGGACGGCCGTCGCCACGTTCGCCTACGCGGCCGAGGCGCTGCGCCGGTGGCCGCTGCTGAGCGTCGACCTGGGCGTGACGCTGGCGTGCCTGCTCACCACCCCGGCCGTGCAGGGCGGCCAGCAGGTGGCGATCGGCGCCATGCCCGTGCCCGCCACCTGGATCGCCGCGCCCGTGCTCGCCTGGGCCGTGCACTACGGCAGGCGCGCGGGCACGCTGGCGGCGGCCGTGGTGGCGGCCGGCGAGCTGTGGTCGCGGTCGCGGGTCGAGGAGCCGTCCGTCCTGATCAACGAGACGGTGCTGCTGCTCATGGCCGGCTGGCTGGTCGGCCACATGGTCCGGCTGGCCAAGCGGGCGGAGGAGCGCATGCAGCGGGCCGCCGAGATGGAGGCCGCGCAGCGTGAGCGGGAGCGGCTGGCCCGCGACATCCACGACTCGGTGCTGCAGGTGCTCGCCCTGGTGCAGCGGCGTGGCAGGGAGCTCGGCGGCGAGGCGGCCGAGCTGGGCCGCCTGGCGGGTGAGCAGGAGGCCGCGCTGCGCGAGCTCGTCTCGGTCGGGCCGCCGCCTCTGGGCACGACCGACCTGCGCTCCCTGCTGGCCCGCTTCGGCTCACCCTCCGTGACGGTCTCCAGCCCGGCCACGCCGCTGCTCCTGCCCGCCGAGGCCGCCGCCTGCCTGTCCGCCGCCGTCGGCGCGGCCCTGGACAACGTCCGCGCGCACTGCGGGCACGAGGCGCGCGCCTGGGTGCTGGCCGAATCGCTCGACGGCACCGTCACGGTCACGGTCAGGGACGAGGGGCCGGGCATCCCGGAGGGGCGGCTGGAGCAGGCCGCCGCCGACGGGCGCATGGGGGTGGCCAGGTCGATCCGAGGGCGGATGAGCGAGCTGGGCGGGAAGGTGTCGATCGTGAGCGTCCCCGGGCAGGGCACCGAGGTGGAGATCACCCTGCCCGCCTGACGAACGCCAACAGTGCCGCCTACAGTGGCGCCATGGTGCGGGTCATGGTGGTGGACGACCATCCCATGTGGCGCGACGGCGTCGCCAGGGATCTGACGGAGGCCGGTTACGAGGTCGTGGCCGCCGTGGGGGAGGGCCGGCAGGCCGTCAGGGTGGCCGGCGCGGTGCTGCCCGAGGTCGTGGTGCTCGACCTGAGGCTGCCCGACCTGTCAGGGCCCGAGGTGACGGCCCACCTGGCGCGGATGGACCCGGCGCCCAGGGTGCTGGTGCTGTCGGCGAGCGCCGAGCAGGACGACGTGCTGGAGGCGGTCAAGGCCGGCGCCTGCGGCTATCTGGTGAAATCGGCCAGCCGCGAGGAGTTCCTCGACGCCGTGCGCCGCACCGCCGACGGCGACGCCGTGTTCACCCCGGGGCTGGCCGGGCTGGTGCTGGGGGAGTACAGGCGGCTGGCGGTGCAGCTGGAGCCCACCGAAGGGCCCCGGCTGACCGAGCGGGAGACCGAGGTGCTCAGGCTGGTGGCCAAGGGGCTGTCGTACAAGCAGATCGCCGAACGGCTCGTGCTGTCGCACCGCACCGTGCAGAACCACGTCCAGAACACCCTCGGCAAGCTGCACCTGCACAACCGGGTCGAGCTGGTGCGATATGCGATCGAGCGGGGGCTCGACGCGGACTAAACTCGGGTGGTCGCGGCGTTGGCATCTTCGATCGCCGCGCTCATCCCCTTCTTTCCCCGGAGGTTCCACCATGACGATGTCCGCCCTGGGCGAGCCGTGCGTTCTGCTCAAGCTGGGCGAGATCGTCCTCAAGGGCAAGAACCGCGAGCTGTTCGAACGCCGCCTGATCGCGAACATCCGCGACGCCCTGCAGACGGTCGGCGTCCAGGTCGACGTGCGCAAGCGGCACGGCGTGATCGCGATCTTCCTGCCCGAGGGCGCCACCGCCGAGCAGGCGGACGCCGTGGCGCAGCGCGTCGCCGACGTGCCGGGGCTGGTCTGGATCCACCGCGCCTGGCGGGTCGCCAAGGACCCTGACACCGTGCTCAAGGCCGGTCTGGAGCTGGTCGGCGAGAGCGAGGAGGCCAAGCGGGGCGCCCGCTTCGCGGTCCGCTCCCGCCGCCGCGACAAGCGCTTCCCGCTGCGCTCCAACGAGCTGGACCGGCTCGTGGGCGGCGCCATCAACGACGAGTACGGCCTGCCGGTCGACCTGAAGAACCCCGAGCTGACGGTCTTCATCGAGGTCGACAGGGACGAGGTGTTCGTCTTCACCGGCGGCATCCCCGGCCAGGGCGGCCTGCCCGTCGGCAGCAGCGGCCGGGCCCTGGTGCTCATGTCGGGCGGCATCGACTCGCCCGTGGCGGCCTACCGGATGATGCGGCGCGGCCTGCACGTCGACTTCCTGCACTTCTCCGGCATCCCGTTCACCACGTCGGAGTCGATCTACAAGGCGTACGCGCTGGTCAGGAAGCTCGACCGGTTCCAGGGCAGGTCACGCCTGTGGGTGGTGCCGTTCGGCAAGGCCCAGCAGTCGATCCGCACCTCCGGCCAGGACCGGCTGGCGGTGATCGCGCAGCGGCGGCTGATGCTCAAGACGGCCGAGGAGGTCGCCCACCGCATCCGCGCCTCCGCCCTGATCACCGGCGACGCGCTCGGGCAGGTCTCCTCGCAGACTCTGGCCAACATCACCGCCCAGGACAACGCGGTGGAGCTGCCGATTCTGCGACCGCTGGTGGGCTGGGACAAGACCGAGATCATGGCCGAGGCCCGGCGCATCGGCACGCTGGAGATCTCGGAGCTGCCCGACGAGGACTGCTGCTCGCTGCTGGCTCCCAAGCGGGCCGAGACGCGGGCCAAGATCGAAGACCTCAAGCAGATCGAGAAGCGGCTCGACGCGGAGGAGCTGTGCGTGCAGCTCGCCGACTCGATCCAGGAGTACACCCTGTGATCAGGCGTCGACCTTGAACGGGTCGTGCTGGGTCAGGAGCTTGTCCAGCCGGGCCTGGTCGACGCGGTTGCTGACCTCCGAGAGCTCCTGCCGGTCCCTGACGACCTTGCACAGGGTGACCGTGGAGGTGACGACGTACAGGAGGCCGAGCCCGAGGAACGCCCTGATCCAGCCCTCGACGGGCAGGTAGACCAGGGCGATCACCACGGAGGTCAGCGAGACGGCGAACGACAGGATCGCCTGGACGTAGAACGCGGTGGTCTGCGTGGGTTGAATGGGCTTCGTCATGGAGCCATGGTGCGGCCCGGACGAGGGCGGGCACATGAGGATTCGTACTCAGGTTACCCATGAGTACGACCGGCGGTCCGCTTGTGGCGGCCGGTCGCACCCCGAGCGGATCAGGCCGTCGCGGCCGTCTTGCCGAGCAGCGCCGGGAAGTCGGTCATGATCTGCGCCAGCTCGCCCAGGTCGGCGTCCACCAGCGCCTGCGGCCCGTCACAGAGCGCCTGCTCGGGCTGCGGGTGCACGTCGATGATGACCCCGTCGGCGCCGACCGCGACGGCCGCGCGGGTCAGCGGCAGCACCAGGTCGCGCCGGCCGCCCGAGTGCGACGGGTCGACGATCACCGGCAGGTGCGACAGCCGCTGCGCCACCGGCACGGCCGAGACGTCCAGGGTGTTGCGGGTGGCCGTCTCGTAGGTGCGCACGCCCCGCTCGCACAGCACGATGTCGAGGTTGCCGCGCTGGGCGATGTACTCGGCCGCCATCAGCCACTCCTCGATCGTGGCCGTCATGCCGCGCTTGAGCATCACCGGCCTGCCGGCCGCACCGACCTCCTGCAGCAGCGCGAAGTTCTGCATGTTGCGGGTGCCGACCTGCAGCATGTCCGCGTACGAGGCCACCATCTGCACGTCCCGCGCGTCCACGACCTCCGTCACGATCGGCAGGCCCGTCTCCTCGCGCACGTCGGCCAGGATGCGCAGGCCCTTCTCGCCCAGCCCCTGGAAGGCGTACGGGGACGTGCGCGGCTTGAAGGCCCCGCCGCGCAGCAGCACCGCCCCGGCCGCCTGCGCCATCCTGGCCGCCGCGAGCGTCTGCTCGGGCGTCTCCACCGCGCACGGCCCCGCGATCAGCGTCACGGTGTCGGGGCCGATCGGCACGCCGCCCACGTGCACGGTGGAACGTTCCGGATGATTCTCCCTGCTGACCAGCTTGTACGGCGTGGACACGCGCATCACGTCGCGCACCCCCGCCATGCCCCGCAGGCTCGCCGCGTCGAGCTGCGTCACGTCGCCGACCAGGCCGACGATCGTGCGCGACACCCCCTTGCTGACGAACGCCTCCACCCCGGCCGCCTCGACGACGGACACGATCGACTCGATGTCGGCGGCGGTGGCCTCGGGCCCCATCACGATCACCATCTGCTTGCTCCTTGGAAGGGAAAACTCACCGGGAAACACAGAAGGCCCCGGGTCCGATCGGACCCGGGGCCTTCGTTCGCCTGTCTGCTAGCGCAGCATCAGATGGCGAACGGACTCGGGTCCGCCGCCATAGGAAAACAGGAACGCTGCGTGCATAGTGCGAAAGCCTACCGCACCGCACCCGCTCGCGAACCACTCATGACCCGATGGCAGGATGGCCCAAGACGCGAGACCGGTGAGGGGAGTGATCGTGGAGGAGTCGCGCCTGCCTCCAGGCCAGTACGTCCCGCGCGGCAGGCCCGTGATCCACTACGGCAGGGTGCCCGCGTTCAAGCCGGACAGCTGGGACTTCCGGGTGTTCGGGGCCACGGCGTCGGGCGAGGAGCACCGCTTCGACTGGGGCGAGTTCGAGCAGTTGCCACGCGCCACGCGCATCGCCGACTTCCACTGCGTCACCAAGTTCTCCCTCATGGCCAACGAGTGGCGCGGCGTCACCCCCGCCACGATCATGGCCGCCGCCCCGCCCGACCCCGGCGTGCGCCACGTGATGATCTGGGCCGAGTACGGCTACAGCGCCAACCTGCGGATGTCCGACTTCGCCGCGCCCGGCACGCTGTTCGCGACGGAGCTGGACGAGAAGCCGCTCAGCCCCGAGCGCGGTTTCCCGCTGCGCATCGTGGTGCCGCACCTGTACGCGTGGAAGAGCGTGAAGTGGGTGCGCGGCATCGAGTACCTCCTGGAGGACCGCAGGGGCTTCTGGGAGGAGCGCGGCTACCACAACGTCGCCGACCCGTGGCGCGAGCAGCGCTACTCCTACCAGGAAGAACCCGGAGAGGGCCCGCCCTGACACAACTCCGTGTTTTCCCCCGGGCACGGTCCGTTATTGGTTACGGTTTCCAGCATGCTGACCACCGTGTGCGTGGCGCTGTGCTCTCTGACCTTCCTCCTGGGCTACAGGCTCGCTCGCGCGCCGTGGCGCGGCCCGGCGGCACCGGAGGGACACAGGGCGGACGACGCCACGTACACCACGCTGCACATCGCCGCGATGGCCGCCCCCGCCCTGCGCGCGGGGCTCGATCGCGACTCCGCCCGTAAGGCCGTGCGGCACCTGCGCACCCTGCTCGGCACCTCGGCCGTCGCGATCACCTCGACCGACGCCGCGCTGGCCTGGGACGGGCCGTGCACCGACGACGTGCTCACCTACGCCCGCGCCACGATGGCCGCCGGGCAGGCCCAGGTGTTCCCCGGGCGGCCCGGGGGGCCTGAGCTGGGGGCCGTGGCGGTGCCGCTGACGGTGGACGGCACCGTGGTGGGCGTGCTGGCGGCCTTCGAGCAGGAGGTGAGCGCCGCGCTGGTGCGTACCGTCTGCGAGGTCGGCCGCTGGGTCTCCGGCCAGCTGGAGCTGGCCGAGCTCGACGCCTCCAGGCGGCGCGCGCTGGAGGCCGAGATGCGCGCCCTGCGCGCGCAGATCTCGCCGCACTTCGTCTACAACGCGCTGACGACGATCGCCTCGTTCGTCCGCACCAACCCCAAGCGCGCCCGCGAGCTGCTGCTCGACTTCGCCGACTTCTCCCGGTACGCGCTGCGCAGGGCCCACGACTTCACCACCCTGGCCGACGAGCTGACCTGCGTGGACCGTTACCTGCTGCTGGAGCGGGCCCGGTTCGGCGACAAGCTGCGCTTCAGCATGCAGGTGGCCCCCGAGGTGCTGCCCGTGCCGGTGCCGTTCCTGTGCCTGCAGCCGCTCGTCGAGAACGCCATCAAGCACGGCATGGCCGGCCGCGGCGGCCCCGGCGAGGTGCGGGTCGTGGTGCGGGACGCGGGCCCCGAGGCGCACATCACGGTCGAGGACGACGGCGCCGGCATGGACCCCGAGTGCGCCAGGCGCATGCTGGACGAGGACCCGGCGCGCGAGGGCAGCGGCATCGGCCTGGCCAACGTGGACCTGCGCATGCGCCAGATCTACGGCGACGGCTACGGCCTCGTCGTGGAGACGGCGCTGGGGGCCGGGACCAAGGTGCGGCTGCGCGTACCCAAGACGCAGCTTAGCTCTTTGTAGTCAAATCCTTACGCTATGCTAGCGTGGCGCTGATGGTCTCTGCTTTCATACGACAGCGTGGTGGACATGCTGAGGGTTCTGGCCGTAGACGATGAAGTGCCTGCTCTGGAGGAGCTCGCCTACCTGCTGCGCCAGGATGACCGGATCGAACACGTCACGACCGCGGCCGACGGCGTCACGGCGCTGCAGGACATGGTCCAGATGATCGGCGGCGGCGAGCGGCTCGACGGGGTGTTCCTGGACATCCGGATGCCCGGCCTCGACGGGCTCGACCTCGCCAGGCTCGTCGGCGGCTTCCCCAGCCCGCCGCGGCTGGTGTTCGTCACCGCGCACGAGGAGTGCGCGGTGCAGGCCTTCGAGCTGGAGGCGGTCGACTACCTGCTCAAGCCCGTCAGGGCCGAGCGCCTGTCGGAGGCGGTGCGCAGGCTGGAGGCCGCCACCAACCCGGCGCCCGAGCCGGGGCAGGACGACGTGATCCCGGTCGAGCTGGGCGGGCGCACCAGGTTCGTGCCGCAGCAGGCCGTGTGGTTCGCCGAGGCCAAGGGCGACTACGTGCGCCTGCACACGGTCGACGGCAGCTACCTGGTGCGCATGTCGCTGGCCGCGCTGGAGCGGCGCTGGTCGGATGCCGGGTTCATCCGCATCCATCGCAGCACGCTCGTCTCCGCCCGGCACGTCAGCGAGCTGCGCTTCGAGGGCGGGCGGGTGACGCTCACCGTCGGCACCGAGACGCTGCAGGTCAGCAGGAGGCACAGCCGTCAGGTGCGCGAGCAGCTCGTGCGCCAGCACAGGGGAGCGATCTCGTGACCGGCGGGCGCCGCGTCGTCGTGACGCGGCGGCCCCCGCCGATCGGCGCCAGGCTCGACTACGCGGGCACGGCGTGCCTGCCCGAGAGCCCTCCTGACGTGCCCGCCATGGTGGGCCTGCAGTTACGGCAGGCGCTGCGCACCGTGGGCGTCACGGCGGGGCTCCTGGTGGGCGTGCCGGTCCTCGCCATGTGGGCGCCGCACCCCTGGGTCTGGGTGGCGTTGTCGGTGGCGGTGCAGGGCGCCTGGGTGGGGTTGTCCGTGCTGCAGCTCAGGTGGGCGGAGCGGCTGGAGAGATGACCGTCGCGGTGCTGACCGGGATCGCCTTCGTGCTGGTTCTGGGCGTCATGGTGGGCGCCGCGCGACCGCGCCGCTCCAGCGGCGCCTCCGACTTCTACGTGGCGGCGAGGGCCGTTCCCCCGTGGTGGAACGGCGCCGCGATCACCTCCGAGTACACCTCGGCCGCCGCCTGCCTGGGCACGGCCGGGCTCATCGCCACGCACGGCTCGCCGATGTTGTGGTACCCGGCGGGGGCCGCCGCCGGGTTCGTCGTCATCCTGGCCCTGGTCGTCGCGCCGCTGCGGCGCTCCGGCACGTTCACGCTGCCCGACTTCGCCGAATGGCGGCTGCGCTCGGTGGTGCTGCGCCGCTTCACCACCTGCTTCGTGCTCGTCGTCGGGCTGGCGTTCCTGGTCGCCCAGTTCCACGCCGCAGGAGTGGTGGTGCGGCTGCTGACCGGGCTGCCGCCGTGGCTGGGCTGGGCGGCCGTGGCGGCCACGGCGCTGATCGTGGCGTTCGCGGGCGGTCTCGGGAGCGTGACGAGCGTGCAGGCCGCGCAGTTCTGGCTGAAGCTGGCGGTGTTCCTGGGTGTCGGGGCGGTGTGCTGGTGGATGGCCGGCAGCCGGTCCGCCGCCTGGTTCGAGGGGGCCTACCGGACCGGCGGCGCGGGGCTGGCGGGAGCGGGGGACCCGTCGCTGCCCGGGGTGCTGTCGGTGCTGCTGGCCTGCGCGCTGGGCACCATGGGGCTGCCGCACGTGATCGTGCGCGTCTACACCAGCAGGGACGGGCACGGCGCCCGGCGCTCGATCGTGGCCACCCAGGTCATGCTGGCCGTGTTCTGCGTCGTGCCGCCGCTGTACGGGGTCCTGGGCAGCGTTCACGTGCGGGGCGCCGCCGCGGACGAGATCGTGCTCCTGCTGCCCGCCACGCTGCTCTCCGGGCTCGTGGGGGACGTTCTGACGGGTCTGCTGGCGGCGGGGGCGTTCGCGGCCTTCCTGGCCACCTCGGGGGGCGTGCTGGTGGCCGTGGGCGGCGCGCTGTCGGCGTGCGTGACCCGGGCCGGGATCCGGCCGTTCCGCGCGGCCGTGGTCGCCGTCACGCTCGCCGGGATGGCGCTGACGGCGGTCAGCAGCCCGGGCGTGTCGGTGGCGCTGGTGCTGCTGGGCTTCAGCCTCTCGGCCGCCACGTTCTGCCCGATGCTGGTGCTGGGCATCTGGTGGCGGCGGCTGACGGACGTGGGCGTCGCGGCGGGCTTCGCCACCGGCGGGGGCGTGACCGCGGTGCTTGTGGTCGCGGAGCAGGCAGGCGTGAAGATGGGCTCGCTGACTTCCTGCCCCGCTCCGGTCGCGGTGCCGGTCTCCTTCGCCGCAATGGTGGTGATATCCCTGGTCACACCGGGTCGAGTGCCGCAGGCGGTGGGCCGGATGATGGCCAAGATGCATCTGCCCGAGCATCTCGCGGGCCCCCCGACCTGCCGTTCGTCGCTCGATGGCGACCGTTGGTCGTGACACCACTCTCCGCACATCGCTGACTACTAACCGTTCAACGAGCTGTCCGTAAACAGGGTTTCGCCCACAAGATCGCAACCGTAGTGTTTCGGCATCGGAAGCCTTCCCGGCGCACCGGGGGGACGGGCCGCAAGGTCCATCGAAAGGGTCGGTGCGCGGGGTTCTCCGGCGACACGCAGGTCGCCGCGGCGGTCGGGCCCCTTACCGGGGGGTGGGGCCCGCCACGCCGAACGTGAGGGGGCGCCCGCTGCGGCCGTTGAGTCGGCCCCGCGATCCGGCCTTCGGGGGCGGTCGGATCGCGAGAGCGGGCGCCCCTATCACGGTTGAAACCGCGATGGGCGTTTTATCCGGGGACTCCCGAGCGGCGGTGGTCAGCCGTCCCTGAGCTTCTTCAGCAGCGCGATGTCCTCCGCGTGCTTGGGCGCCTTGCCCGGCGTCTCGATGCAGATCGGCACCCCGGCCACC
The nucleotide sequence above comes from Nonomuraea gerenzanensis. Encoded proteins:
- a CDS encoding 6-phosphofructokinase, translated to MRIGVLTGGGDCPGLNAVIRAVVRKGVSVYGHEFVGFRDGWRGPLEGDTMPLDIQAVRGILPRGGTILGSSRTNPMKIENGVDRIKENLAATGVDALIAIGGEDTLGVAKQLSDRQVNVVGVPKTIDNDLSGTDYTFGFDTAVNIAMEAIDRLHTTAESHHRALICEVMGRHAGWIALHAGMAGGANVILIPEKPFDIDRVCEYVESRFRTRYSPIIVVAEGAHPIEGQMELQTGTLDAFGHVRLGGIGEVLAKEIEKRTGKEARTTVLGHIQRGGTPTAYDRVLATRFGLQAIDAAHEGDYGKMVALRGTDIVRVGLDEATAELKTVPVERYSEAEVFFG
- a CDS encoding MHYT domain-containing protein, with the protein product MTPVLAYVMSSVGSMLGLLLTSRARLIGGRESRWWLVGAAFAIGGTGIWTMHFIAMLGFSVDGLAIRYDVPLTAASAFLAVVVVGMGLFLAAHGGERPAFLLGGGVLTGLGVAGMHYLGMAAMNMSAHVSYDPVVVSLSVLIAVAAATVALWFTLRVSGALRIGGAALVMGVAVSGMHYTGMSSMSVASHTELVPVPGARAIDFLLPLIVGISVITVGLLLTVILSPSEKELRSEAEFRERLGGRDEGAPEVDLFGTPRG
- a CDS encoding MHYT domain-containing protein gives rise to the protein MTAVNHFTYGLITPLLAYVMSCIGSMLGLRLTAQAHASRGGARVRWLLGAAISIGGTGIWVMHFIAMMGFEVEGTQIKYDVLLTVASAVVAIVVVGTGLFLVSYGGGRVLALLGGGLLTGLGVASMHYLGMYAMNMSAHVSYDRLTVAASVGIAVVAATVALWFTLRVKKPIWITGAALVMGVAVSGMHYTGMYAMHVSVDAEAAVVPGADALDFLVPLMTVISLITLTMLLMVILSPSEEELHEDAELVAKLELRRRTAHQQQLTYPTPMPRQQPMQARRR
- the macS gene encoding MacS family sensor histidine kinase; amino-acid sequence: MAIEGPFWRAIAVFRVASLVYAAVLMAQHRGYEQPLLGWLVIGVMAVWTAVATFAYAAEALRRWPLLSVDLGVTLACLLTTPAVQGGQQVAIGAMPVPATWIAAPVLAWAVHYGRRAGTLAAAVVAAGELWSRSRVEEPSVLINETVLLLMAGWLVGHMVRLAKRAEERMQRAAEMEAAQRERERLARDIHDSVLQVLALVQRRGRELGGEAAELGRLAGEQEAALRELVSVGPPPLGTTDLRSLLARFGSPSVTVSSPATPLLLPAEAAACLSAAVGAALDNVRAHCGHEARAWVLAESLDGTVTVTVRDEGPGIPEGRLEQAAADGRMGVARSIRGRMSELGGKVSIVSVPGQGTEVEITLPA
- a CDS encoding response regulator; translation: MVRVMVVDDHPMWRDGVARDLTEAGYEVVAAVGEGRQAVRVAGAVLPEVVVLDLRLPDLSGPEVTAHLARMDPAPRVLVLSASAEQDDVLEAVKAGACGYLVKSASREEFLDAVRRTADGDAVFTPGLAGLVLGEYRRLAVQLEPTEGPRLTERETEVLRLVAKGLSYKQIAERLVLSHRTVQNHVQNTLGKLHLHNRVELVRYAIERGLDAD
- the thiI gene encoding tRNA uracil 4-sulfurtransferase ThiI — its product is MTMSALGEPCVLLKLGEIVLKGKNRELFERRLIANIRDALQTVGVQVDVRKRHGVIAIFLPEGATAEQADAVAQRVADVPGLVWIHRAWRVAKDPDTVLKAGLELVGESEEAKRGARFAVRSRRRDKRFPLRSNELDRLVGGAINDEYGLPVDLKNPELTVFIEVDRDEVFVFTGGIPGQGGLPVGSSGRALVLMSGGIDSPVAAYRMMRRGLHVDFLHFSGIPFTTSESIYKAYALVRKLDRFQGRSRLWVVPFGKAQQSIRTSGQDRLAVIAQRRLMLKTAEEVAHRIRASALITGDALGQVSSQTLANITAQDNAVELPILRPLVGWDKTEIMAEARRIGTLEISELPDEDCCSLLAPKRAETRAKIEDLKQIEKRLDAEELCVQLADSIQEYTL
- a CDS encoding YiaA/YiaB family inner membrane protein, which produces MTKPIQPTQTTAFYVQAILSFAVSLTSVVIALVYLPVEGWIRAFLGLGLLYVVTSTVTLCKVVRDRQELSEVSNRVDQARLDKLLTQHDPFKVDA
- the aroF gene encoding 3-deoxy-7-phosphoheptulonate synthase, which encodes MVIVMGPEATAADIESIVSVVEAAGVEAFVSKGVSRTIVGLVGDVTQLDAASLRGMAGVRDVMRVSTPYKLVSRENHPERSTVHVGGVPIGPDTVTLIAGPCAVETPEQTLAAARMAQAAGAVLLRGGAFKPRTSPYAFQGLGEKGLRILADVREETGLPIVTEVVDARDVQMVASYADMLQVGTRNMQNFALLQEVGAAGRPVMLKRGMTATIEEWLMAAEYIAQRGNLDIVLCERGVRTYETATRNTLDVSAVPVAQRLSHLPVIVDPSHSGGRRDLVLPLTRAAVAVGADGVIIDVHPQPEQALCDGPQALVDADLGELAQIMTDFPALLGKTAATA
- a CDS encoding molybdopterin-dependent oxidoreductase, translated to MEESRLPPGQYVPRGRPVIHYGRVPAFKPDSWDFRVFGATASGEEHRFDWGEFEQLPRATRIADFHCVTKFSLMANEWRGVTPATIMAAAPPDPGVRHVMIWAEYGYSANLRMSDFAAPGTLFATELDEKPLSPERGFPLRIVVPHLYAWKSVKWVRGIEYLLEDRRGFWEERGYHNVADPWREQRYSYQEEPGEGPP
- a CDS encoding sensor histidine kinase, encoding MLTTVCVALCSLTFLLGYRLARAPWRGPAAPEGHRADDATYTTLHIAAMAAPALRAGLDRDSARKAVRHLRTLLGTSAVAITSTDAALAWDGPCTDDVLTYARATMAAGQAQVFPGRPGGPELGAVAVPLTVDGTVVGVLAAFEQEVSAALVRTVCEVGRWVSGQLELAELDASRRRALEAEMRALRAQISPHFVYNALTTIASFVRTNPKRARELLLDFADFSRYALRRAHDFTTLADELTCVDRYLLLERARFGDKLRFSMQVAPEVLPVPVPFLCLQPLVENAIKHGMAGRGGPGEVRVVVRDAGPEAHITVEDDGAGMDPECARRMLDEDPAREGSGIGLANVDLRMRQIYGDGYGLVVETALGAGTKVRLRVPKTQLSSL
- a CDS encoding LytR/AlgR family response regulator transcription factor; the protein is MLRVLAVDDEVPALEELAYLLRQDDRIEHVTTAADGVTALQDMVQMIGGGERLDGVFLDIRMPGLDGLDLARLVGGFPSPPRLVFVTAHEECAVQAFELEAVDYLLKPVRAERLSEAVRRLEAATNPAPEPGQDDVIPVELGGRTRFVPQQAVWFAEAKGDYVRLHTVDGSYLVRMSLAALERRWSDAGFIRIHRSTLVSARHVSELRFEGGRVTLTVGTETLQVSRRHSRQVREQLVRQHRGAIS